One Benincasa hispida cultivar B227 chromosome 5, ASM972705v1, whole genome shotgun sequence genomic window carries:
- the LOC120077139 gene encoding xyloglucan endotransglucosylase/hydrolase protein 9-like, which produces MASSLFLALCVSLLLLGFASSAKFDELFQPTWALDHFNYNGDVLQLKLDNYSGAGFSSKSKYMFGKVTIQIKLIAGDSAGTVTAYYMSSDGPNHNEFDFEFLGNTSGEPYSVQTNIYVNGVGNREQRLKLWFDPTADFHSYSIFWNRRQVIFLVDETPVRVHTNMEDKGVPFPRDQSMGVYSSIWNADDWATQGGRVKTDWSHSPFVASYKGFQIDACECPSATGDANNTACCNGSADDGKKFWWDEPVLSELNVHQSHQLLWVRANHMIYDYCTDTARFAVTPVECIHHRH; this is translated from the exons ATGGCTTCCTCTCTGTTTTTAGCACTATGTGTTTCTCTTCTACTCCTTGGTTTTGCTTCTTCTGCTAAATTTGATGAGCTTTTTCAGCCAACTTGGGCGTTAGATCACTTCAATTACAATGGAGATGTCCTCCAACTTAAACTTGACAATTACTCTg GAGCTGGGTTTTCATCCAAATCAAAATACATGTTTGGGAAAGTGACCATTCAAATTAAGCTTATTGCTGGAGACTCTGCTGGAACTGTAACAGCATATTAT ATGTCATCGGACGGTCCAAATCATAATGAGTTTGATTTTGAGTTTCTGGGTAATACAAGTGGAGAGCCATATTCAGTACAAACTAACATTTATGTGAATGGAGTTGGGAATAGAGAGCAAAGATTGAAGCTTTGGTTTGATCCAACTGCAGATTTTCATTCTTATTCCATCTTTTGGAACCGTCGCCAAGTCAT ATTCCTTGTAGATGAAACGCCTGTGCGAGTCCACACGAACATGGAGGACAAGGGTGTACCATTTCCTCGAGACCAATCCATGGGAGTTTACAGCTCAATTTGGAATGCTGATGATTGGGCCACACAAGGTGGTCGAGTTAAGACTGATTGGTCCCACTCTCCTTTCGTTGCTTCTTACAAAGGGTTTCAAATCGATGCATGTGAGTGTCCTTCCGCAACTGGTGATGCCAACAACACTGCATGTTGCAACGGTAGTGCCGACGATGGTAAGAAGTTTTGGTGGGATGAGCCGGTGCTTTCCGAGTTGAATGTGCATCAAAGCCATCAGTTGCTTTGGGTTCGAGCCAACCATATGATTTATGATTATTGTACTGATACTGCGAGATTTGCAGTTACACCTGTTGAATGCATTCACCATCGCCACTAG